Proteins encoded together in one Benincasa hispida cultivar B227 chromosome 1, ASM972705v1, whole genome shotgun sequence window:
- the LOC120069687 gene encoding sulfate transporter 3.1-like, translated as MGNADFECPHRVAIPPKKPFLDSLASNFKETFFPDDPFKQFKNQPLSTQILLWLKYFIPFLDWAPRYTFDFFKADLVAGITIASLAVPQGISYANLASIPPIIGLYSSFIPPLIYAMLGSSKDIAVGTVAVASLLMSAMLGKEVNPVEHPKQYVQLVFTATFFAGVFQALLGFLRLGLIVDFLSHATIVGFMGGAATVVCLQQLKGIMGLVHFTHETDIVSVMRSLFSQIHKWRWESIVLGCCFLFFLLLTRYLSKKKPIFFWISALAPLTSVILGSLLVYLTHAEKHGVQVIGHLKKGLNPPSASDLVFGSPHLAITIKTGIIIGIIGLAEGVAVGRSFAAFKNYHIDGNKEMIAFGMMNIVGSCTSCYLTAGPFSRTAVNFNAGCKTAVSNIVMSIALMITLLFLTPFFHYTPLVVLSSIIITAMLGLINYEEVIHLWKIDKFDFVVCLGAYIGVVFGSVETGLIVAVTLSLLRVLLIIARPRTLVLGNIPNSTIYRSVDQYPTAKNVPGILILQLEAPIYFANSNYLRERLSRWITDEEERIKSSGETSLQYIILDISGVSSIDSSGISMLEEVKKSTERKGLKLLLANPRSEVIKKLNEAKFIDAIGQEWIYLTVGEAVTACNFMLHTCKPNPVAVELDSHV; from the exons ATGGGTAATGCAGATTTTGAATGCCCTCACAGAGTAGCCATTCCTCCAAAAAAGCCCTTCTTGGACTCCTTAGCTTCCAACTTCAAAGAAACCTTCTTCCCTGATGACCCTTTCAAACAATTCAAAAACCAACCTTTATCCACCCAAATCCTTCTTTGGCTTAAGTACTTTATCCCCTTCCTCGATTGGGCCCCTCGTTACACTTTCGACTTCTTCAAAGCCGACCTCGTTGCCGGTATCACCATCGCTAGTTTAGCTGTCCCTCAGGGTATCAGCTATGCCAATCTCGCCAGTATCCCTCCCATCATTGGGCTTT ATTCGAGCTTCATCCCTCCGTTGATCTACGCCATGTTGGGAAGCTCGAAAGATATTGCGGTGGGGACAGTGGCGGTAGCGTCGTTACTCATGTCCGCCATGTTGGGGAAGGAAGTCAACCCAGTAGAACATCCGAAACAATACGTTCAATTGGTTTTCACTGCCACCTTTTTTGCAGGAGTTTTTCAAGCTTTGCTCGGTTTTCTCAG ATTAGGGCTTATTGTGGACTTTTTGTCGCATGCAACAATAGTGGGGTTCATGGGTGGTGCAGCAACGGTGGTTTGTCTTCAGCAATTAAAAGGCATAATGGGATTGGTTCATTTTACGCATGAGACTGATATTGTATCCGTTATGCGttctcttttctctcaaattcacaag TGGAGATGGGAAAGTATTGTGTTGGGTTGctgttttctcttctttctcctcCTCACTAGATACTTG AGCAAGAAGAAACCAATCTTCTTTTGGATAAGTGCATTGGCGCCTTTGACTTCAGTTATCTTGGGAAGTCTTCTGGTTTACTTAACCCACGCTGAAAAGCATGGAGTTCAAGTG ATTGGTCATTTGAAGAAAGGGTTGAATCCCCCATCTGCATCTGATTTAGTATTTGGATCCCCTCATCTCGCCATTACCATCAAAACAGGGATCATCATCGGAATCATTGGCCTCGCT GAAGGAGTTGCAGTGGGAAGAAGTTTTGCTGCATTTAAAAACTACCACATTGATGGAAACAAGGAGATGATAGCATTTGGGATGATGAACATTGTTGGTTCTTGCACTTCTTGCTACCTTACTGCAG GGCCATTTTCGAGGACTGCAGTGAATTTCAATGCAGGATGTAAAACCGCGGTCTCGAATATTGTCATGTCAATTGCTCTGATGATCACTCTATTGTTTTTGACGCCATTTTTCCATTACACGCCCCTGGTGGTGCTTTCCTCCATAATCATCACTGCTATGCTTGGCCTAATCAACTATGAAGAAGTCATCCACCTTTGGAAAATCGACAAATTTGACTTTGTTGTTTGCCTTGGTGCATATATCGGTGTCGTCTTTGGCAGCGTTGAAACAGGCTTGATCGTTGCG GTTACACTCTCTTTGTTAAGGGTGCTTCTCATCATCGCAAGGCCAAGAACTTTAGTATTAGGCAACATTCCCAACTCCACAATTTACAGAAGCGTTGATCAATATCCAACAGCCAAAAATGTGCCTGGAATTCTCATCCTCCAATTGGAGGCCCCAATCTATTTTGCCAACTCAAACTACCTGAGAGAAAG GCTTTCAAGGTGGATTACAGACGAAGAAGAGAGGATAAAATCATCAGGAGAAACCAGCTTGCAGTACATAATTCTAGACATTTCCG GCGTAAGTAGCATTGACTCAAGTGGAATCAGCATGCTTGAAGAGGTTAAGAAGAGTACTGAAAGAAAGGGCCTCAAA CTTCTGCTTGCAAATCCAAGAAGTGAAGTGATCAAAAAGTTAAACGAGGCGAAGTTCATCGATGCGATCGGACAAGAATGGATCTATCTTACGGTGGGAGAGGCTGTAACAGCCTGCAATTTCATGCTCCACACTTGCAAGCCAAATCCTGTAGCtgttgaattagattcacatgTGTAG
- the LOC120091834 gene encoding leucine-rich repeat extensin-like protein 6, translated as MRTSSSPLSKSLFIISILILLSQPSHQATSPSIPPPPPFLPNPRLLKAYSTLQAWKHAITADPTNFTADWYGHNVCNYSGVFCAPAPDDPDILTVAGIDLNHANISGTLPDDLGLLTDLALFHINSNRFCGTIPNSFRYLTLLFELDISNNDFSGEFPSVILSLPALKFLDIRFNKFHGDLPSQLFDLKLDALFINNNAFKFSLPENIGNSPVSVLVFANNNINGCLPSSLSNMNNTLDEIIITNSGLIGCLPPDIGSLSNLTVFDVSDNNLVGPLPETMAGMMRLEQLNVAHNQLSGEIPASICSLPKLQNFTYSYNFFCSEPPMCLKLQASDDEKNCLPERPLQRSPEECKAFYSYPVDCGVFGCTHRPPPPTALPPPPPPPY; from the coding sequence ATGAGAACTTCAAGCTCccctctctcaaaatctctcttcATCATCTCCATCCTCATCCTCCTCTCCCAACCTTCCCATCAAGCAACTTCACCGTCGATACCGCCACCACCGCCATTTCTCCCGAACCCGAGACTTCTTAAggcctactccactctccaagcATGGAAACATGCTATTACCGCCGACCCGACCAATTTCACTGCTGATTGGTACGGCCACAATGTCTGCAACTACTCCGGCGTCTTCTGCGCTCCCGCCCCAGACGACCCCGACATTCTCACCGTCGCTGGGATCGATCTTAACCATGCCAACATCTCGGGCACCCTGCCCGACGACCTCGGCCTCCTGACCGACCTTGCTCTGTTCCACATCAACTCCAATCGCTTCTGCGGCACCATCCCAAATTCCTTCCGATACCTCACTCTCCTCTTCGAGCTCGATATCAGCAACAATGACTTCTCCGGCGAATTTCCCTCTGTAATTCTCTCTCTCCCAGCTCTCAAATTCCTCGATATTCGATTCAACAAATTCCATGGCGATCTACCTTCTCAGCTGTTTGACTTGAAACTCGATGCTCTGTTCATCAACAACAACGCTTTCAAATTTTCCCTACCGGAAAACATCGGCAATTCCCCTGTTTCTGTTCTGGTTTTTGCTAATAACAACATCAATGGCTGTCTCCCCTCTAGTTTATCCAATATGAATAACACACTCGATGAAATTATAATCACGAATAGTGGGTTGATTGGGTGTTTGCCGCCGGACATTGGGTCGTTGAGCAATCTCACCGTCTTCGATGTCAGTGACAACAATCTCGTCGGACCGCTGCCGGAGACGATGGCTGGAATGATGAGATTGGAGCAGCTAAATGTCGCGCATAACCAACTATCCGGCGAAATTCCGGCGAGTATTTGCTCGTTGCCAAAATTGCAGAATTTCACTTACTCGTATAATTTCTTCTGCAGTGAGCCGCCGATGTGCCTGAAACTTCAGGCCAGTGATGACGAGAAAAATTGTCTGCCGGAAAGGCCATTGCAACGTTCACCGGAGGAATGCAAAGCTTTCTACTCTTACCCTGTTGATTGTGGCGTCTTTGGGTGTACTCATCGGCCGCCACCACCGACAGCGCTTCCTCCGCCGCCGCCGCCACCTTATTAG